The genomic stretch ATTTTCTGCTCCGCTGGGCTGACCTTTCACTCTCCTGCTGTGGCGTGCGCTCTCTGTGTTCCCATACATAGCAGAGCCGCTGAGGGGAAGCTgccttcacactgacacaacagTCACACTCGGCGATAGTAAATTAAAGCCATTCCCTGGGGTAGGAGGACGAGGGAAACATCAATAATAATCAAAGAGCTGCCACAGAAGCACCTTCCATTGAGAAGGCATGCCTCTTAAAACCTCTCATCCTTTTTATTGTGCTGAAACTTGAAATATTCGGATAAGGtgtgggatatggatttttactgAGGGTATGCTGAGAGCATCTCTGCAGTGATGTCTTCGAAGAccatccttaaagcaaacctgtgagtttaaaaaaaaaaaagaaaaaagtcggACAGTTGCCTTAGTAAGCGGGAAGTCTCTGGATAACGCAGAAGCTTCTCCGATCGCTAGGATCCTCTTCTTCGAGGCTCCCATCCGTGTATGAGTGGGGTCGCACTGCTCAGAAGCACTGATGGGCCTGTGCGCATGCAGTGAATGATCAGCTCCATGCTAGTGCGCAGAGCGGGTcatcttgcacctgcacagtgcggcTCAGCTTGTACACAAATACGTGAACCTATTTCGCAAGCCCTTgtcttaagctgaatactcacctgacaaCCAGcaagatggatcccagcgacgtCTCTCGACAACAATTgcaccccgatccatcttccttcaGGCATTTAAATTCGATGAGCGAGAATGGGTTGTCAAGCGATTGTGGTACTCTGTGCTGAGTCTTTGGGGCTCTTAAAGATCAGATCCTCTGTGAGAGTCGTTATGGCCGCATGTCTTCTAACATCATTCGCGTAATCACATGCCAGTACCCATATCGCTAGACCGCAGGAACGATCGTTGGTCGCTCAATAAATCAGACCTTTataggttcagagggtcccagtacTGGATcggtggattatccagaggcttctctctactgagataagtatcaaacttgggcatttcTTTCCTCTTCAGATACACTTTTTACGGTGAAACTCAACTACTGCAGAAAAAAAGGCAGCCCATTTAGTTCAACTCTATACAGTGCAGGGATTCAATGAAACACCTTCTCTGAGCATGCTAATATCCAAGCATCTAAAACTTGTGCAAGTAAAACACATATATAGAGATATGGGAGTGTCTACATTTGCTGCCAATCGATGGATTAGTCCAGATGTAGAAAATTAATAACAAGCTCCTCCTCTTCTGGGCAGCCAGTTACTCATGCAGCAACATTAAGATGTTTCTAGGCTGCTTGCGCTCCACAAATAGAGTACTGATCCCTGGCTTTCAGAAAAGAGCAATTTCACCTTCAGGCAATTTTGGAAATGTATAGCATTTTTTACAAATTGCAGTTGAAGATACTTTTTAACAGAATtaaatctaattgtattttaaaGCACTGATatgttttgcattcattttcaggGAAATATTTTGTCAAAgtacccattaacggtacaatttttttatcaGATGCAATCTTCTTGTTGCAATTTGAACTATCAAAATTAATCAGAAGGCAGTTATGAATCGTACCAATTATTGGAAGGTTTTACATTCCGAttagatcataaaatccaactttcgaatcgatattttttttccaatcgaccaaagaaCTGTTTCACATTTATTTGTGCCACAcacagtgcagtttttttttatacaattcgATCACAAAAATTGTGTTgaaagatcgaatctgaaggaaaaaatgGTACAGTTAATGGGCAACTTAAGTGTTGTTCTTATCTTTGGTGTAGGTTGTTCACGGAAATTTCGCATCCAgtctaaaaatgtatgtattttaatttatgtgattgacaaaaaaataattgaCAGCATGAGGTTTAATTTAGGTGAGTTATAGTTGAGCagttcttaaccctcctggcggtctattaaaaactgccagggggcagtgcagcagtttttttttttttttaaatcatgtagcgagcctagggctcgctacacaatagccgctgtgcagcggcatcccccccacccgCTTAGATCAGAAAATCCCGTTTAAAGAACGggttttcctggagggcttcccccgtcgccatggcgggatgaagtcaccgacgtcatcgatgttgtgacgtcattgggagtcccgatccacccctcagcgctgcctggcgctgataggccaggctgcacaaggggtctgaggggggggcgCGGCtctgcgggtagcggcgaatcggtgtgTGGAGCGGCAGCGGTcggtatgcacacgcagctagcaaggtgctaactgcgtgtagcaaaaaaaaaaaaattatgcaaatcggccaagcagggcctgagaaatcctgcgtggcttaccccgaacgtactgccaggaaggttaaagccatTTAATTCCACTGGAGTTATTTGACCTATAATAATAAAACATGAAAACTTTACAATGGAATACTTTTATAGACACCAAATTTGTTGGAGAGTGGAGGCATGATGCATATCTccaaatcatatatatatatatatatatatatatatatatatatatattttttttttttttttacagagcgaGTGGTTCTAATGGCTAGGAATTCTTTTCATATAGTCAGactcggactgagccaccgaaccaccgatggtcccatcggtgggccccgactgccccgcctcctgggggccccagagctaagagggaggggggcacagcttggaaggggggaaattgggcacagagcggcggggagggggtgaagcccccccctccctcacctaggggcccccccttccgcgcacccccctcctccagaagtgcagccagcagagagcagagaatagctacagagctttagatgatgctatctccactccgcatgccgctgctgccctgctggtctctgtctcctacagtgacgctgtccaatcacgctctcgcagtacttcctgcgagagcgtgattggacagcgtcactacaggagacagagaccaggcagcagcagcggcatgcggaggagcggagatagcatcatctgaagctcggtaagctattctccgctcgctgctggctgcacttctggaggaggggggtgcgcggaagggggggggccctaggtgagggagggggggaggaggcttCCCCATTGATCTGTGCCCACtgaccccccttccaagctgggggggacttgcattttgtgggggtatctgccaccaacctgattgcattgtgtgggggtatctgcaggctgcagccaacctgattgcattgtgtgggggtatctgcagccaacctgattgcattgtgtgggggtatctgcagacaacctgattgcattgtgtgggggtatctgcagccaacctgattgcattgtgtgagggtatctgcagccaacctgattgcattgtgtgggggtatctgcagccaacctgattgcattgtgtgggggtatctgcagccaacctgattgcattgtgtgggggtatctgcagccaacctgattgcattgtgtgggtgtatctgcagccaacctgattgcattgtgtgggggtatctgcagccaacctgattgcattgtgtgggggtatctgcagccaacctgactgcattttgtgggggtatctgccgccaacctgattgcattttgtgggggtatctgccgccaacctgattgcattttgtgggggcatctgtcggcaacctgattgcattttgtgggggtatctgctgccatttgactactttatgaattatcatgagatgaggcatgtaactactttaatattttatctaaaatgtatctggtcagacctaatctctgtgaataacaccgctacttattttgtgttttgtatttatttttttttaagtctgcccatgactcatcatgaccacgccgatgttccgctGTGCGcgccgcatttagacatatccctattggagactgtcctcagaattgctcaaaatctattccctaccataaagtcatgcaaaatttctagagtacatgtgtatgtgagcccaaaatgggggggggggggggggggggaggagaggggggcgggccccaggctgaaacttccttggtgggcccttggtgtcccagtctgaccctgcaTATAGTCATTTACTCAATTTAGTTAGCATGTGTGTATGTTTCTGTTACGTAATTGTGAAATATTAGAGATTGATTATTTAATACTATTTGTTTTGTGGCAGTGTCTATAAGTAGTAATGCTGTTCTCTTTACTGTTAGAGTCTTGTTTTTTACATTTGCTAACTTCCATGACTCATCTTAAAAACAGAGGGAAGGGCTATATAACTCCTGCTGTACACTATTTAGGTATTTCAACTTCACAACATAGCAATGAATCCAAAACCGTCACTACTTTCAGCACTTGCCAAACTAAACATCTGGTGGAGCGCCAGataaatctaaaataaaaatgatatagtgtcctgctgatcctctgcctctaatactttcagccatggaccctaaacaagcatgcagcatatttgGTGTTAatggcaatattgtcagaactgacaagattagctgcatgcttgtttctggtgtgtttcagacaatactgcagctaaatagactaacaggacagtcaggcaactgatattgtttaaaaagcaaataaatatggcagcctccatatccctctcccttcgggTGCACTTTAACATAAACAATCCTTCGGCTTTACATGTCATTGCACATCTCCTCTAGAAAATGAACCCCTTGTTGATTAGAATGTCTACCAATAGCTGGGATTTTGGATTTTGTAGTTTAGCTTTCTCATGTAATGTgcaagtgagggctggtgcacaccaagagcgcttctgagcactctTTAACCTccatagcggtaaccccgtgctacatacggggtagccgccgcggaggatcacatggccccaggactttaaaaaaaagtggtgcaatacgctttagctagcggttcgctagctaagcgtatgcacaaagttgctccggtcccccgcgatcGCACGTAATAGCCGctggtatacgtaccccccagcgttCCCATGCAGGTGCAGGCTCCAGGCTTCGCGATGACGGCGATCGGGATTGAGGCTGACGTcatctccgatcgtcgccatggcaacgccgGAAGTCGATCAGGAAACTGCACTTTGCgtgggatcgtggcgaggtaTGTATAGCCAGCGGCGATCGGCGGGCATAGCGGGGACCCGAGCAATACacacgcttagctagcgaaatgctagttaaagcattaaaaaaaaattctggggcaaAAAACCTCCTGGCGGACGCAGCGTCGggaactgcgtaccgccaagggggttaaaacgctagtgctttgaaaagtgcttggctaatgtatttgtatgggatggatgcagcattttggaggcgattcagcctcaatgttaagtataggaaaagtggaaaattaCTCTAAAAAAACaccataaggctccctgcacaccgcaaatccgttttgcgattccgatttgcaattctgattttccctgaaagcaatcaacagaaaaacggaggaaaaaaaccGCAGCATGCAATAATGATTAAAAGTCGGAATCAAATGTAAAAACCGATAAAAAATCGGGatcgtgtgcagggagcctaatagcgattttccaagcgtttttttttttttttttgcaaaagctgttcacttccagctcaaactgtacaaaaaataaaaatctctaCACCATAACGatccaaaaattgctaggcataactagaaattgcTAGGCGCATGCCTGGAATCTCTTAGCAAAATCGATTGTAAAAACGGTTGGCGTTGTGATTACGCTAgcgattttttttgtgtgcattagCCCTCAGATTATCGTCTTATCAGTAGTATCTCCATTTTGTACATTGTCCATTAACGTTTAGGATAAAAATTGTGCTGAATGCATATGGCGGTGCTGTTATTAACTGTAAACCAGCTGAttcatttaccttttctggccagGCAGGTATATTACTCATTGCGGGCGATTGCTTTAATTGAAATCCATGTTTATTATTAAAGCAATTACATCAACAAGTAGTTAAATATCTCAGCTGTTCGCTTGTTATTGTTTTAACCATCCGCTGTCTTGAGGAATTCCTCTGCAACGTGCTCTGCAACTCTCATGGGAGTGAGATGGTTAAAAGCCACCTAATGCTTTTTCTACTACCAGCTGAAACactacaatatttttttctgttgctATAGCTGTGATGTCACTGGCTGATTCTGACATATGATTGGTTGTTTTGTGTTACAGATCCCTGCCTGTAGTAGAACACAAAGAAAAAGACGAGACACCCACATCCTTGTGTGAGAATAAAGGATTCAGCTGAGCTGATTAATACAGACTTCTGTctggtggcttttttttttctgctccccCTTCTCAAGGCTGCCTTTTAAactgataaataaaaaaatgtcatttattgAGCTGTGAGATGACGAGCTGCTGCTAACACTCAGATTTCCAGattcagctgtgactgactgtgctTGATGCACATGTTTCTGCACACTGCGCTTAGGAAACACAAGAAGAGGATCCAAAACGGCTGCGGGGGAACAGTCACCAAACATGCCTACAGAAACACTACAGACAGGTAGCATGGGCAAACCTGGGAGCCCAGCTGTGGCTTTCACATCTGCTGTTCCTCTCCGAATACTGAACAAAGGACCTGACTATTTCCGTAGGCAGTCAGAGCCTAATCCCAAGAGACTAAGTGCAGTGGAAAGGCTGGAAGCTGATAAGGCAAAATATGTCAAGAGCCAAGAGGTTATCAATGCCAAACAAGAGCCAGTAAAGCCCGGAGTACTTGCAAAGCCTCCTGTCTGCCCTGGAGCTAAACGTGCTTTGGCCAGCCCAACTCTGAAGATGTTTAACAACAACTCAAAGAGTGAAAGCTGCATGCAAAGGGAGAATTTGAAGCTTGAGATTCTTAAAAACATTATCAATAGTTCTGAAGGTTCCACCACAGGTTCTGTGCACAAGCAAAGTTCTCGCAACTGGCCTCCGAATCGATCAGACTCCGTTGACCAAAACAGACTTTCGTTTGCAGAGTCCCTAAAGGTCTTCTCTACTCTGAGTCATGGTAGCCCTCAAGACACCAACTCCAACATCAGCAGGAGACTCCTTGACAAATCAGGTGATACTTTTTTACATGTTTCTCATAGTTCCTCAGACATTAGGAAAGTTAATGTGAAGCAGATAAAAGCGATACCGTGCAGCAGTTCGGCCCCACCTTTGCCCCCGAAACCCAAACTCGCTACTCTCACCACCCTCAAGACACCCGACAATGACACTCTGGAACCCACCTGTGGTGTCATACGAAGGCCATCACTCCAGCGATCAAAATCTGACTTAAGCGACAGATACTTTCGGGTTGATGCAGATGTAGAGCGGTTCTTTAATTACTGCGGACTGGATCCTGAAGAGCTTGAAAACCTGGGGATGGAAAATTTTGCAAGGGCTAATTCTGATATAATTTCTCTAAACTTTCGCAGTGCAAGCATGATCAGCTCAGACTGTGAacagtctcaggacagcaacagtGACCTTAGAGATGACAGTGCCAATGATCGTGTGCCGTATGGTATTTCCGCCATAGAGAGAAATGCCAGGATCATAAAATGGTTATATAGCATTAAGCAAGCTAGAGATTCACAGAAGGTATCACATGTGTGAGAAAGAGCCAGTGGAAAATTCAAGAGAAATCCATCTTGTCTGTGAATATTAAGTTGTGAAGGGTTGTCAGGTCTACTTGAAGTCTTGTAACCTTTTCAATCTGCTCTGTGTTGCTTGTTGTGCAATGTTTTCAGGTTGCATGCATGTCAACATGTGAACTTACCTGGCTTTCACTTGAACAAATCCTACAAAGCCTAGTAGATGTCTTCTCACGATCTGCCAAAAGTTTAAGACCAAGTCAGAGTTGAGTGGCTTTGTTGTAACGCGTTCTCTATGTACACACACTTTTGGAAGCCGAGTTGTGGTTTCACTCATTGTTTCATCCATGCATTTTCTGTTGGCTTTTATGTTTACTACGTAGGTAATAGGGCATTTTATGCCTTGATCTTTAGTAatgcaatttaaacaaaaatttCAACTGCATTCTCATGAATGTTTGCCCCACCCACAAAATGGCTTCCTTTGCTGTGTGTAAGAGATGGAATCACTTTAATGTGACTGTACACTGTTTACACGACTATGAAAGGTTGAAAGTGTACTTAAAATGCATATGTCTTATTGTGTTTTATATGCATATTTgctctgtgtttttcagtttcgaGTTGTCAGGGCAAAAATACTGTCTATAGCTCACTTATTCAATAGTTTTTTATTCTTAAAGAGTAAATAATGCAAGAACGCAAATTGGCAACATAACCTTATGTTCTGTTAAATGTTCAGAAAGTAAGCTATCAGATAAGTACGATTGTTGTCTTAAACTTTTGACGTAAAGccatttctgttttgcatttaTTATTCTGTTCACCAAGATATTAGATGATGATTCATCATGGATGATGTGGAAAAGATGAAGAAATGGCTCATAAAGGAAATTTAAAGTGTAAAATGTGCacaatttaacttacctggggcttcttctagcctccTGTAGTCATTGGGGTCCCTCTCTGTCTTTCCTCTCTGCTCCCTTCAGTAGCTGGGCCTTTTCAAAGGTGCATAGGCGGTCCTTGGCTGTGCACTGCCTTGGTCGTGCTTCTGTGGACGGGAGCGCTCTACGCTTGGGCAGTTacttaaaatttaaaactgcGCATGCGTCGGGCGCTCCCAGCTGTGGGAGTACGATCGAAGGGGTGCACCAGCCGGGGCCACCCGTGCGCAGTAACCCGTAACTGACCTAATTCGGCAGCTTTCAGAAAAGGCATAGCGGCTGAGGGAAGCAGTGCGGAAAGAAAGCAAAGGTCGCAatcgactgcagggggcttgaagaagcactaggtaagttaaacctggacactttttttcatttaaagggacacttaagtcaaacaaaaaaaatgagttttactcacctagggcttccaatagccccctgcagctgtccgataccctcgccgtctccctctgatcctcctggccccgccggcagccacttcctgtttcggtgacaggagctgacaggctggggacgcgagtgattcttcgcgttcccagacacattagcaccctctatgctgctatatggtatatgttatatgctatagcagtatagatggcgctattgtggccaggaacgcgaagaatcactcgcgtccccagcctgtcagctcctgtcaccgaaacaggaagtggctgctggcggggccaggaggatcggagggagacggcgagggcaccggacagctgcagggggctattggaagccccaggtgagtaaaactcattttttttgtttgacttaagtgtccctttaagatacCCTTTAAAGTTGTCTAACAATTGTAGGCATCCCGTTGTAGGAGGGACTGTATATCCTTCTGGCAACACCATTTTGCAGAATTTGATCTGCTGGCTCAGAAAATTCTAAGGAGGTGAAATCTTTGCATTGGAATAAAGACAGCAATacaaaaaatgaggtttttactgcaATCTGTGTGAGTAAATATTCCACACTTcctgtcctaatgacagttatatAGAGGAATTCAGATGAAATCTCTGCAGTTGGGAACACAAGTTAGGAATAAAATCCTGATAGTATTTCTTCCATTTCATCGCTTCCATTTCCTCATTATAAGGATGGAGTTGCACTTTTTAACCCCATAATAGATTATCCAAAGAAAAAATAATATGGCTTCAAATGGTAACCTTTCCTACAAGACATTTCATCAGTTTTGTTTGGCTTATTTATCAGTTCTCAGATCAAAAAATGTTCCGTAGAGGCCACCGTACACTATAGCAGGTTTTAGTAGAATAgggccccatatgcaattacaattttctcctaggagataattttttcatttcgtatttaaaataacctttcagcacctggcaattgaaaaagtatcaaaaagtactggaaaagtactatcaaaatgtttttgaatgttttcttgcttgttggtagtttaaaaggcattttattcacaagTTTCACAATATCACCAGGAGAAATCtcgggagaaaaatgtaattgcatatgggcctagatgTCGAATTCGATAAGTCATCACATCTAGGCATGTGTCCACTCGCATGCCTTCCTGTCTTTATTGACAATATTTTTaaatcattgaaaaaaaaattgactagAGGTACATTTATAGATGGCCTTCAATGTGGCAAAACGATTGATTCAGGGACAAGTTGATTGCTACCTCACTCAGCACATATATTTTCAAAAGATTCCATCGGTAAATTTATTGCAAATCGATTGAGCCGCAGCGTGCAGTGTTTGGTATAGTGCAACGTTATGGGTTGCATATCGACCACCACTCCTGCCCTAAACCCTTAATCAACCTTGATTTTTCATCCATTCTAATCAATACCTATGATTCATTTCAGTTCAAAATAAATCGGTAAGGAATAATTTCATTTACTCCCGGCAGATTTGATAACTCTGATCAAATTGGcaagtgtatggacaccttaagtaTAATCTACCACATAACTAGGCACATCTGATCAATGTTACGATTACGTTTAATTTTCTATAGCTTTATGCATCGTAAATTCATGCTATATGACAGCATACTACTCAGGTAAATGATGTGATCAATATCTGTCAGATAGCCATTGTTTACCTGAACTAAAGTCCATCGGATATTACAATGAAACATCTACTGAAATAGAAAATACTTCCAGTTggaactacatttttttttctttggatagtTAGAGTTGGAGAAATTAGAACCTTAATTTCATcagattatttttaatgactgatAGCTGCACTTGTATGGAAGATCACAGTACCTGACCACATCATTATGAGTCGCATTTGTTTTGGCGGTCTATCTGTGTAACCTCTAACCACCATTCCTTTCACCAGGTACTTTAACAGACTACATCCATCTGATTTAGAGCATCAGCAGACTTttgagaaataaaaataaactgtaaccaaggaaacGTGTGCATCGGAACCTTACTCTTTT from Hyperolius riggenbachi isolate aHypRig1 chromosome 5, aHypRig1.pri, whole genome shotgun sequence encodes the following:
- the FAM110B gene encoding protein FAM110B, with translation MPTETLQTGSMGKPGSPAVAFTSAVPLRILNKGPDYFRRQSEPNPKRLSAVERLEADKAKYVKSQEVINAKQEPVKPGVLAKPPVCPGAKRALASPTLKMFNNNSKSESCMQRENLKLEILKNIINSSEGSTTGSVHKQSSRNWPPNRSDSVDQNRLSFAESLKVFSTLSHGSPQDTNSNISRRLLDKSGDTFLHVSHSSSDIRKVNVKQIKAIPCSSSAPPLPPKPKLATLTTLKTPDNDTLEPTCGVIRRPSLQRSKSDLSDRYFRVDADVERFFNYCGLDPEELENLGMENFARANSDIISLNFRSASMISSDCEQSQDSNSDLRDDSANDRVPYGISAIERNARIIKWLYSIKQARDSQKVSHV